Proteins from a genomic interval of Oncorhynchus mykiss isolate Arlee chromosome 21, USDA_OmykA_1.1, whole genome shotgun sequence:
- the LOC110500014 gene encoding uncharacterized protein LOC110500014 yields the protein MCFLCQIRTTTCVLLFLFTSLGVCSGGFGNPVTDDVSRLMLLKHNIPKDYNISIHYIPKERSGVCWVLLNIYPLEQSLRELARVFGAISSNKDNIMIFITMLQNLRFKFDHEELEATMQVFKCHYRAVKWPSGQYFDYIRDILNSAAQGEGGFRCVPPPCPAPTTPGSEAQDHEQTRSRGSLLSLLPIPVTACVFLIVWAIKSRRGGSPESNLERGHRRLSTDVERTITIPIPPVTSPTDTPIMGEA from the exons ATGTGCTTCCTCTGTCAGATTCGGACGACCACGTGTGTCCTCCTATTTCTATTCACAAGTCTTGGAGTATGCTCAGGAGGATTTGGGAATCCTGTCACAGATGACGTGAGCAGGCTGATGTTATTG AAACACAATATTCCAAAGGATTATAACATTTCTATACATTATATTCCCAAAGAGAGG AGTGGTGTGTGCTGGGTTCTACTGAATATCTATCCACTGGAACAAAGCCTCAGGGAACTGGCCCGGGTGTTTGGTGCCATTTCTTCCAACAAAGATAATATTATGATCTTCATCACCATGCTGCAAAATCTACGCTTCAAATTTGATCATGAGGAGCTG GAGGCAACAATGCAAGTCTTTAAATGCCACTATAGGGCGGTCAAATGGCCGTCTGGGCAGTATTTCGACTATATCAGAGACATTTTGAATTCTGCAGCTCAGGGAGAAGGAGGATTCCGCTGTGTGCCTCCACCCTGCCCTGCCCCTACTACACCAG GAAGTGAAGCACAGGATCATGAACAGACTCGGTCAAGGGGGAGTCTGCTGTCCCTGCTTCCGATCCCAGTCACAGCCTGCGTGTTCCTCATTGTGTGGGCG ATTAAATCTAGAAGAGGAGGCTCCCCAGAGAGTAACCTTGAGAGAGGCCATAGAAGGCTGTCCACTGATGTGGAACGGACCATAACCATCCCTATTCCACCAGTCACCAGTCCAACTGACACACCAATAATGGGGGAAGCCTGA